A window of the Henckelia pumila isolate YLH828 chromosome 3, ASM3356847v2, whole genome shotgun sequence genome harbors these coding sequences:
- the LOC140888188 gene encoding uncharacterized protein, protein MVSISSVAHQRTRKNGLPNWEKKALTVGDPSYATWDAENSMVMIWLVNSMEEDISSNYMCYPTTQELWENVNQMYFDLGNQSQIFELNLKLGELRHWEDNVTKYFNCLKRIWQDLDLFNAYEWKSAEDGCHHKKSVEYNRIFKFLAGLNVEFDEVRG, encoded by the coding sequence ATGGTCTCAATCAGTTCGGTTGCACATCAGAGGACGAGGAAAAATGGGTTACCTAACTGGGAAAAAAAGGCACTAACAGTAGGTGATCCGAGCTATGCTACATGGGATGCTGAGAATTCCATGGTGATGATATGGCTTGTGAACTCTATGGAAGAAGACATTAGCTCTAATTACATGTGCTATCCAACGACACAAGAGCTTTGGGAGAATGTAAATCAGATGTATTTTGATTTGGGGAATCAATCTCAGATCTTCGAGTTAAATCTTAAACTCGGAGAGTTGCGACATTGGGAGGATAATGTTACAAAATACTTCAACTGCTTGAAGCGTATATGGCAAGATTTAGATCTCTTCAATGCCTACGAGTGGAAATCTGCTGAGGATGGATGCCATCATAAGAAATCTGTGGAATATAATCGCATCTTCAAGTTTTTGGCTGGCCTCAACGTCGAATTTGATGAGGTCAGGGGCTGA